Genomic DNA from Lagopus muta isolate bLagMut1 chromosome 19, bLagMut1 primary, whole genome shotgun sequence:
CAATGGGCAGCGGCCAGCACCGGCCACGCTGTCATCGCGTCGCCGTGGCGACGTTTGTGACACGGGCACCCGGAGGGGTATAAAaggcggagcgcggcgctgGGTCCCGCATCCTGAAGGAGCATCTGGCAGAGAGCAGACGCATCTGAAGGATGAGCTCCGGCATGGCTGGCGCCAACGAGGAGCGACCCGCCGGCACCAGGCGGAACGGCAGGAGCGAGGTCGGCCCCGCAGCGGGGCGCGCCTCCAGTCCGACATGCAGCGACACCAAAGGTACGCGGGGCCACGGCCGGCACAGGAGCGGTGCTGCAGCCACCCCTGGCACGGAGGCGACCCTTTCCATCTGCCGCCTCGCTCCCGCCTGGCAGCGGTGGCGGTGCCGGGAAGCGGCAGATGCAGAGTGtgacctgcttttcctttgccctcCAGAGCGAGTCGCCGTCTGGGAAGCGGTGGCCGCCTACGTACgggagcagctcctggtgcaGAAGGTGTGTTGGCCGTCGGGTTCCTCCTGTCCCTGTGCGGCTCAGCCTGGACTTCCTCTGCGTCTTCCCCTCCGCAGAAAGCAGGAGACTCCCCCCACGTTTCTCTCCTGGGCATCCCACGGGCTTCCTGCAAATGCACGATCACTCGTGCTGGGCCCTGTCGCATCTCAGGGCTGATCCCGCTCTCTGGAAGCCTCTGGATCCCATGGGGCTGcttctgccctgcagcctgctgtgctgcatctgGGAGGgcgaggggaaggagaggaccGTGCAGCCCCCTTCCCAAAGCCATGCCCAATGCCCTGGCTCGTGCCTCTGAACGGCGGGAGAGGGCTCCTGAGCTCTGCCCCTACGTCGGACCCCCCCCGGCTCTTCCTCCGGCCGTCCCATAACCCTTCCgcccttcctttctcttccacttGCAGGGGGTCTGGATTCCCACCTTCGGCACCTTTGACACCGTCCCCAAAGACGTCCGGACTGAGGAAGGGACCGTGACTCTGCAGTGGCCCGTGTTTAACCTGGCTTCAAACCTCACAGCCACGCACCACCTCAAGCCCCACAAGGAGTCCCTGCCAGGTAGGAGGGGGGATTAAACTTTTGCTGGCTTCGTGGACAGGGCAAACGGCCACCGCCTCCCTTCTCAAAAGCAAACCTCTCCCTCCGAGGAGCCCGTCCAAACGTGGGGCCGTTCTGGCTGATGTCCACCAGAAGCACTTCTAGGGAAGCACCTGTGGAAAACCAACCCTATCATCAACTCTGTCCCTTGCATTTTTCAGTCCTTAGGAAGGTGGAGCCCATGAAATACAGCAAGGCGGCCGCAGCTGCCTCTCTGAACTGGGAGACACTCAGGACAGGCATCCAAAGCACCATGTCCCTGGTCGCCGGCTGCCTGCAGAATGGGGAGAACGTTGCCATTGTCCTAAAGGACGTCGGCGTGCTCCACATTGACGGACTCACCTTTGAAATGAAGTACTTCTTTGACttcctggagaagctgtcagggaaaaagaaattcagaagagcTGCTCACAGGGTGAGCTGAAGTTTCTCCGTGGCCCAGGCACTGCCGTGACCCTTGCTGTGCCCGCTGTGGCCCACCAGGAGCTGCCGGCTGCTCGGGCCGTGcgagtgctgagctgctgccagctctccctGCCTTGGGCTCCTCGTGCCCGCTGTGCCTCAGCCGTGACGAGGACGTCCCACATCCTCCCCGTTTCTCCCCTGCAGGCCCCCTGGCTGCTGGACGTGGTGGTGTCCCGGGCGGCACCGGTGGCCTCCCTGGCGCTCTCCGGCTGCGTTGTGGTCTTTCCCATGTGAGTACGTTGGTGGCTGTAGCTGCTGCTTGACGCAGCTGCTCAGCTCTCGTTCCGCAGTGCTTGTTCCTTGTGTCCGTGACTGTCCTGCCCGTGAGCgtgtgtcacagaatcacagaatgatttgggctggaaggaacccCAAGAGGGCACCTCGTCCCACTCCCCCGCAgggaacagggacacctaccCCCAGAGGAGGTTGCTCTGAGCCTGGTCCAGCCCCACCTTGAAAGCCCATCcgggcacccaccacctctctgggcaagatGCTCCGGTGCCTCGCCACCCTTCTGTCAAAAACCTCTgccttatatccaacctaaatcttccctcctgccgtttgaaactgtttccccttCACCTATCCCGACTGACCCTGCAAAAGGCTTTCGAAAGTAGTGTGCTTAATGCAGCATGAAAATGTGCCTGTGAGCAGACAATCAGAGAGAGCAACAAGGATTGCTGGAGCGCTGTGTCACACCGCTCGCTGTCTTCTCCTGTTGTGCAGGTTTCAAATGGAGTTTGTACCCAAACCACCACCCGCAATACACCGCAAGTCCTCAGGAAGCCTCTCTAGTTGGGGGACACCAAAGAAAGAAGGCACTTTGCCACCTCTGGACCAGGGCAAGAAAGGTAAAGCAGCTGCCGGTTCCTTCCCGTGGCACGGGCAACATACTTGAGATGGGAAATCCCCTGCTGACCATCAGCCACGGTCTCTGACTTGTGTCAGAGCTTCACGCCGGCTCAGCACGGCCTCTTCCCATGAGGAATTGTTGGCCTCTCCCTAACTAAGGCGCTGGGTGTGACGTGCCCTCATCCCTGGCTTTGTTGGGAGGATGTGCGGATCTTAggccctgccctcccccagTGCAAGGATACGGTCCCCAAAAGTCACCCTGCCACCTCATCATCACCACCCAGCTCCTCTTTCCCAAAGCCAACGCCACTAATGCAGTCCCAAAACAGAGCTGAATGGCAGAGAGGAGGAGTGGGGCCAGGGATGCTGTCAGGGAGGGGCCGAGGGCggcacagatggcagcagcggGGGGAGCAGAGCGGCCCTCTCGGCTGTTCTGGGAACAGGCCTGAGCGCCCCTGGTGAGCGAGCCAAAGGGCTGACGGTGAATCTCCTCTGCCTTCCCCATTGCAGTGAGATTTACTGGCCGTCCATCCTTCATCAAACGGTTGAGCTCAGACAGCATTGATGGAGGAGAATTCAGACGGATCAGGAGCTTACTGCGGAAGGAGAGCTCCAGGTTCAGGTGAGGCTGAGGGCCCCGGGCTGCCATGTGCACGGGGGTGACCCAACGAGAGCCCATTCCCTAGCCCCAAAGGGTCCCTGTTTGTGGCCGCCCAACAGTGCTGAGCGCGGCACCCGGCCGTGCTGGGATGGGGACGCCAGGAGCCCCCCAGCTCACAGGGCTGCCCCTCTGCGCATCTCAGGAGCCACGGGGCAGCCGGTGAGCAgtctgtgggcagggctgcgtTGCAGCCAAGGCTCCTGGCTCAGGCTTGCGGCATGCAGCCCCGAAGCCATCAGCCACTCACGCGGACCCCTCCCGCTCTGTCCTTTCAGTCTGCTGCCAGCGATCCGGACGGTGCCTGAAGCCCAAGAGCAGCCGGTGACCTGCCAGCTGCAGGGGGAGGCAGGCACATCAAGCCAACAAGACCTGCCCCGAGCACCGGGAACCAAACGTGTCAGCTTCCTTGTTGAGCAACAGGGGGCTGAAAAAGACCAGCATGAGGGTGCGGCGCAAAcactgcaggcagccaaggccACACCCCATCACATGTCCTTGAGGCCAAGACCGACTTCCAGAAGAGGTTCCGAATCTTCCTCAAGGGCTCACTCTGCGCAGCCTCAAGGCAGACCATCCAGGCTCCTTCGGGCACGCGACTCCGTGAGACTCCTCAGGAAGAGGGCAAGGAAGATCATGCGAGTGCAGAAAGAGCTCAAGCAGATGACACCATCACCACTGCGTGGTGAGTCCAGCCTGCCTGAGGAGTCTGGCATCAAGCGACCTGGATTGCTGCCACCCATCAAAGAAGAAACGGGCTCTCGCGAGTGTCAGCCTCCGAGCAGCCCAACCCCACGCCGCAGGAAGGACACACCCTACCCACACTGGTTCAGGCCTGGGGTGCACACGACAGACAGACTGGAGGCTGCAAGACAGAGGCATGAATCCCATCGGCATCACCGCTCATAgtaaaccaggctgcccagggccccatccaacctggccttgaacacctccagggacggggcatccaccaccgCTCTGGGCATCCGGTTCCAccatctcaccactctctctgtaaacaACAGTCCAACCTGACATCCCATCTTCAACTCAACACCACTTCCCCTTGGCCTGACCTTAGCTACACCatcaaagagttgactcccctcctgtttggAGGCTCCCTTCATggactggaaggctgcaatgaggtcaccgcgcagccttcccttctccaggccaAACAAGGAGATCTAGAGTGAAGTGTAGAGGGGCAAAACCATCAATAAAGCCTCCTCCTTTAAACATCTCCAGAATGCCTGTGACAGTGTCATTGCGTCTTTTTATGCCGGCTCTTTTTATGCCGGTGGAGGGAGAAAGAATTGTGAGAGGGCATCAGAGCGTCGCGCGATGCTTTACTTGGTGCCAAAGGAAATCCAGCGTCTCTTTGGACTTATCTGGATCACAAGCTTATCCGCTCTTGACCTGCCACAGTCCCCCTGTTCATGCCAGCCAGCTTTTGGCCTGGCGGAGCCCCCCGGCCGGCCGGGAGACTTCTGGCCTGGCACGGCCTCAAGGGCCAGCCGCCTTTAAACCTCACAGGGCCCTCCCGGCCAGCCGGATGGCCATCTTTTGGCCTGGCAGCGTCCGCTGGGCCGGCTGG
This window encodes:
- the LOC125702671 gene encoding uncharacterized protein LOC125702671, whose amino-acid sequence is MSSGMAGANEERPAGTRRNGRSEVGPAAGRASSPTCSDTKERVAVWEAVAAYVREQLLVQKGVWIPTFGTFDTVPKDVRTEEGTVTLQWPVFNLASNLTATHHLKPHKESLPVLRKVEPMKYSKAAAAASLNWETLRTGIQSTMSLVAGCLQNGENVAIVLKDVGVLHIDGLTFEMKYFFDFLEKLSGKKKFRRAAHRAPWLLDVVVSRAAPVASLALSGCVVVFPMFQMEFVPKPPPAIHRKSSGSLSSWGTPKKEGTLPPLDQGKKVRFTGRPSFIKRLSSDSIDGGEFRRIRSLLRKESSRFSLLPAIRTVPEAQEQPVTCQLQGEAGTSSQQDLPRAPGTKRVSFLVEQQGAEKDQHEGAAQTLQAAKATPHHMSLRPRPTSRRGSESSSRAHSAQPQGRPSRLLRARDSVRLLRKRARKIMRVQKELKQMTPSPLRGESSLPEESGIKRPGLLPPIKEETGSRECQPPSSPTPRRRKDTPYPHWFRPGVHTTDRLEAARQRHESHRHHRS